CCCGCTTTCGTGGCACTCCCTAAAGGTTTATTTGGGGGAGCACCTTTGGGTTATGGGGGTGAAAGATGTACGACGTTGAGGGGGTCGTCGAGGCCCTGTCAAAGCTGAGCTACGAGGAGGTCCTGGCCTACTGGATAGCGAGCGAGCTCGAGGAGGCTAGGTTTTACCGCGAGCTGGCCAGGCGCGCGAGGAACCTGGGTCTAGGTGAGGAGCTTGTGAAAACCTTCGAGAAGCTCGCCCAGGATTCTATCTCCCACGCCAGGGATCTTGAGTCCCAATTCAAGTCCTCCTATGGTAGGAACCCAAGGAGTGACGTCCCTCCCCTTGAGGTGCTCCCGGTTCTCGATAAGTTCGAGAGGGCCGACCAGCTGGAGGATGTCTTGAAGGCGGCCATGGAGAGCGAGCTGATAGCCCACGAGGCGTACAAGCTGCTCGCCGAGAAGGTGAATGGGGGTAAACTTCGGGAGTTCTACCTCAAGCTGGCTGAAGTCGAGCGCGGCCACTACGAGGCACTCAGGAAAATGATGGAGGGGCTGGGAAAAAACTGAGACCAAACGCCGAAATCCGGTTCAAAAAGGACTTAAGTTTTAAAATACCCTTCTTTCGGCGGTATTTTGTCCCCAAACTCCTTTCATAGACGGTTGTGCCAAAGCCCGTATAAAGCCTTCCGAGTATAGTTTATTGGGTGATTGGAATGACCGATCTTGAAGGCCTGTCTTTCCTTGAGGAACTTCCGCTGAGGGAGCTTCTCGCCCATTGGATATTCCTGGAGGGCGACAAGGCTCTTCTTTACCTTAGGCTTTCCAGAAAGGCGAAGAACCTGGGTCTCGACGATGCTTATGATATGTTCAAGCTCCTCTCCCGTGAGGCGGAGAGGCATGAGAGGAAGCTGAGAACTCTGTACACCCGGAAGTTCGGGGCGGAAATTCCAGAAGTCCACGGCCCATCTCTGGAGGAACTCTCGGATATAGGGGAGCTTGAGAGCGAAAACGACGTTTTTGCCGTTCTTAAATGTGCCCTTGAGCTGGAGGAAGTCGCTGAGAGGGTTTACTCAATTCTGACCGGGAAGGCTGACGACGATTTCCTGAGGGCGGTCTTTTCATACCTTGGCTCCACCGAGAAGCTTCATGAGAGAGCCATAGAGTCGCTGATGAGGGACTACGGCTATGCGGAAGGGGTAAGAAAAGGTGAAATTGGGGCCAGCTGACGCTGCCTCCTTCACTTTTTCTCTACCTTGGCTTTAGCCCGCTCCTTGGCCTTCTTCTGCTCCTCGAGCTTCCGCCTTATCTCTTCGATTTTCTCCTCCTTGAGCGGGATAAATTTGTCGTCGCCGTTGTCGTAGCTGGCCAGGAGGAACTCGTCGCTCATCTCCAAAGCCCCTGTCGGGCAGACGTCAACGCACTGGGAGCAGTAGACGCAACGGGCGGTCCAGAGGGCCACCTTCCTGATGTCGGGTAGATAGACAAAAACACCGGCCGGGCAGACGGTGACGCACATTCTACAGCCGACGCACTTATCGACGTTGTACTTCAGCTGGCCCCTGAAGTCCTCCGGAACCGGCACTGGCTCGGTCTTGGGGAAGAGGTTGGTCGCTGGCTTCCTCGCCAGGTTCCTGAGCACCGTTGGGACGAGTATAGGTGCCCTCACATTATCACCTCCATCGCTATGAGGAGCGAGCCGACGAGCGACGCTAAGAAGACGTTCTTCCAGAGGAAGTCAACGGCCTGCGTTATCTTCAGCCTTCCCGTCACTGCTCTAAAGACGCTCTCGACGACGAAGAGCAGTATGAAGACCTTCAGCGTGTGGAAGAGCAGGTTCACAACCTCTGCTGAAAGGCCGGTGAGGTTGAAGTAGTCAGCTATCCCCCAGGGGAAGAATATCGCGACCACGAGGGAAGCGGCTATATAAGCTTTGAGAGCCTTCGTCAGCTTGAGCAGGGCAAGGTACCTTCCGCTGTACTCCACGAGCAGTCCCTCGGCTATTTCCTCCTCTGCATCGGGTATGTTGAAGAACCCGACCTCTATCTCGCTCGCCAGCCAGACGCAGAAGACGTAGAGGAGTATTATCGCCCCAACGAAGCTCATGGGCGTCCCTATCTCCCAGATGTTGTGCTGGTAGAAGATGCCCATGCTGAACGGCCTGTCCACGCCGAGCTTACCGAGGCGCCACATTATGGCGAAGATAGCGAGCATCATCGCGGGCTCTCTGGAAACCATCACCGTCGCTTCCCTCGCGGCTCCTATCTTCGCGTACGGACTGCCAGAGCTTATCGCTCCCACTATCTTGAAGAAGCTTATCAGGGCGAGGAGGTAGATGAAGACGATGACGTCGCCCTTGCTCGCCATAATGGGCGTGAATCCCATCGGCGTGTAAGCCAGGAGCGCTATGGCAGTCGCCAGGGCTAAAACCGGCGCGGCCCGGAACATGTAGTTGGCAGTGTTTGGAACTATCGTCTCCTTGCTCATCAGCTTGAGGAAGTCGTAGAACGGCTGTATCAGCGGCGGCCCAACGCGCCTCTGCATCCTCGCTACCAGCTTCCTGTCTATCCCCTCCCAGAGGAGTGAGGCGAGTGAGACGAAACCGTAGAGGCCGAGCAGTCCCGCGACCGGGTAAACGATGTTGCCCATAACGTCCATTCCCATCACCTCGAACAGCCGAGACCGACCGGGGTCGGGTCGCCCTTTACATCTGGGTTAATCTCGCGCGTCTTCTTTATCGAGGCCTTCAGGAGGTCCTTCTCGGTTAAGATTCTCTTCCTGCCGTCGCTGAGGACGGCAACCCTGTCCGTACAGCTCAGGCATGGGTCAATCGAGGCGACCGCAACGACGAAGTCAGCGACCTGGTCTCCCTTAACTCCCTCAGCAACCGCGAAGAGGTTCGGGAAGGTCGGCTCCCTCGGCTTCCAGCGGAGGGGCTTGTCGCTTCCCTTCTTTCCGCGGACGTAGTGAATCAGCTCTCCCCTCGGGGCCTCGTACCTTCCAACCCCCTCTTCGTCCACCATTATCCTGAGCTTCGCGACCAGAACGTTGTCCTTGGGGAAGAGCTTGATTTTCCCGTCCGGCATCTGATCGAGGGCGTGCTCTATAAGCTCAAGGCTCTGCCACAGCTCGCCTATCCTGACTGCCATTCTGTCGAAGACGTCCCCCCTCGGCCTCTCGCCCGTAACGTCCCCGGGCATCACCGGTTTTATCCCGAGGTCGGGGTAGACGCCGAGCCTCTCGCTCCACCTCGCGTCGTCCCTGATTCCGCTTCCCCTTCCGGTCGGGCCGACCGCGCCCTGCTCCATCGCGACGCGCTTGCTTATCACAGCACAGTCCCTGAAACGGGCCTCTATCGTCGGGTCGTGGAGGAAGATATCCTCAATCTGCGGGAGAACCTCGCGGTAGTACTTTATCATGTCGAGGATTATCCGCCTCCTCTTCTCGTCTATGTCCCTCCTCACTCCCCCTATCGTCACCATCGAGTAGTTTACGCGGTTTCCGGCAACTGCCTCAAGGGTGTCCATGACCTTCTCACGGGCCAGCCAGGTAAGGTGTAGCACCGTGTCGTAGCCTATGTCGTGGGCCAGAACTCCGAGGTTGAGCAGGTGGGAGTGGATTCTCTCCAGCTCGCCGATTATAACCCTGATGTACTCGGCCCTCTCCGGCACCTCTATCCCGGCCGCTTCCTCGACGGCCCTAGTGTAGGTGTGGTTGTGGGAGAAGGAGCAGATTCCGCACATCCTCTCCGCCAGGTACATTATCTGGACGTAGTTCCTCCTGAGGGCTATCCACTGGATTCCGCGCAGGTTGTATCCGAGCTTGACGTCCACATCGACTATCCTCTCGCCGTCGAGGGTGAGTATGAACTTCTCCGGCTCCTCCAGGCCGGGGTGAATGGGTCCGAAGGGTATCTTGACCCAGTACTCGACTTTGGTCATTTCTTTGCACCTCCTTTGAGGTAGTACGGGTGCCCTGCGTTGTGCACCATCTCCTCGGGAACGCCCTTCTCATCGAGGCGGAGCGGGTAGATTCCCTCCGGGAAGTCCTCTGGTAAGAAGAGCCTCCTCTTGTCTGGCGCTCCCTCGAAGTCTATGCCGACCATTTCCATGCCTTCCCTTTCGTATTGCGCTGCTATTGGAAAGATATCACTGATGTCCGGAATCACCGGGTCGTCCTTGGGCGCGTGGACGTCTATGAGCAGGGAAACGGCCGGGGCGTCGTCGTAGTAGATCACGAGGTGGCTCAGGAAGCCGAGCTCCTCTCCAAGGTCCTGCTCGATGCCTATCGAGTAGTGGGCCTCGCCGTCGAGTTCCTTTATGAACTTCATCAGCTCGCGGTACTCGCTTTTCTCAACGCGAACCCACACTCTCTCGCGCCCCCACTTGTTGGTCTTCACTTCAACTTGGGCGTTTGGAAAGCGCTCCGCTATTGCCTCCGCGACCTTCCCGGCCTTGGTGGGCTCCTTAACCTCGGTCTCGCTCATTCTTTCACCTCCGGGACCTCACCCTTCAGGATTTTAGCCAGCTTTTCGAGGGCCAAAACGACGCCGTGGAGTATAGCTTCGGGCCTCGGCGGACAGCCGGGGACGTAAACATCTACCGGAATGACGTTGCTCAGCGGTGCGTTGGTGAAGGGGCTCTCGTAGAAGACGCTCCCGCCGGTGGGGCAGGAGCCGACCGCTATCACTATCTTCGGGTCTGGAGTTTGCTCGTAGACCAGCTTGACCCTCTCAAGGCTCTGGTTGGTTACAGGCCCGGTAACGAGGAGTATATCCGCGTGCCTCGGACTGCCGACGAGCTTGACTCCGAAGCGCTCCGCGTCGTATCTTGGGGTCAGGGCCGCTATTATCTCGATGTCGCAGCCGTTGCACGAGCCGCTGTTCACGTGGAAGACCCAGGGTGACTTTCCTATGTAGCGGCACAGCTGGGCGATTCTCTTCTCAAGCCCCTCGCGTTCCGGTGAGTTTGAACCTCCGTTAGCGGGAACTTTGATGCTCATCTTACTTCACCCCCTATGAGCCCTTGCCTCCGCAAGCGCTCGCGGAAGTTTTTGGGTTCCCTCAAGTGCCCGCCCCGTGATTGGGTTTCTCACGGTTTTTCTTTCAAACCCGCCCATGAGCGTCACCTCCCTTCACCCCCATATCAACAGCACTCCCATGACGAAGGCGGTAACTATGACGAGGTAGCTCACGTAGTCGGTCAGCAGTCCGGTGTGCTCTTTTCTTAAGGCGGTGAAGAAGCGCTTGAGCGCGTAGGTCAGCCCCCACATGACGTTTTTTCCGGTGTAGTGGCCTTCAAGGTGCTCGAAGCCCGGAATCACCTTGTCGGGGTCCTCACCGCTTATGAATATCTTCGCCCCGTCGCCGACTTCCCTCGTCCCCATTCCGCTCCTCTTGGCCCACTTGTCGAGGAGGTAAGCCAGGATTAGGCCGATGATGAAGACAAAGACGAAGTAAAGCGCATCCCAGTAGCCGAACATTTCACGCACCCCCTAAGACGGCGCTTACGTAGGCCAGCTGGTTCTCAAGGGCCTTCACGGCTGGAATCATGACCTTGTCGCTTATCTGCCACGGGAAGAGCCCCATGACGATTATGGCAACCACCAGGATTATTATCGGCCAGAGCATCGTTCCCTCGGGGTCTTTGGCCTTCATGACCCTCTCGCTGGGCCTTCCAAAGAAGGTGTAGAGCACCTTGACGTAGGCAGCGGTACAGAATGCCGTTCCTATTATTGCTATCGCGCCGAGTATCGGGTTGAATATTGCCGAGCTCTCGTAGATGAGCCATTTGCTCGCGAAGCCGTTCAGCGGGGGCATTCCTATTATCGCGGCCGCTCCGATCAGGAAGGCAAAGGTCGTCTTCGGCATCGCCTTAGCCAAGCCGCTCAGCTCGTTGAGGTCCCTCGTGCCGAGTTGATGAATGACCACACCGGCAATCAGGAAGAGGAGTGCCTTCATGAGGGCGTGGTTGAAGGTGTGGTAAATCGCTCCCGCCATCGCTATCTCTCCGGTCTGGCTTCCGTAGGCCGCTAAACCGATTCCGAGGCCGAGGAGAATGTATCCTATCTGCCCGACTGAAGAGTAGGCCAGGAGCCTCTTCATGTCGTTCTGGATTACCGCCATCGCGTTGCCGACGATGAGGGTTATGCAGGCGAAGATGATGACCACCCAGCCGACGGTCTTAACGCTTATGCTTGCCCCGTAGATGCTGAAGAGTATCCTCGTGAGGGCGTAGATTCCGCCTATCTTGATGACGAGACCGGAGAGCATGGCACTTATCGAGCTCGGCGCGGCCGGGTGAGCATCGGCAAGCCACATGTGGACTGGAGAAGCACCGCTCTTGAAGAGGAGCCCCGCTATGAAGAGTGCCAGGGCAACCTTGGCCGTAACGCTCGGGCTTTGGGCGAGCTTTAAAGCGAGATAGCTCATAGTGAGCGTTCCGTACTGGCCGTAGAGGAGCGCTATACCGAGGAGCACGAAGGAACTCGCTATCGAGCCGACGAACATGTACTTGATGCCGGCTTCAATGCCCTCCCAGGTGTCGTTCCTGAAGGCGACGAGCGCGTAGCTGGCGATGCTCATTATCTCCAGGAAGACGTAGAAGTTGAAGAGGTCGCCGGTTATGGCTATGCCGAGCATTCCGAGCTCGAGGATTATGATGAGGGTGTAGTACTTGTCGAGGCCGGTGTCGTGCTTCATGTAGCCGAGGGAATAAAGCACGGCCAGGAAGCTCACGAGAGTTACCATCAGCACCATTATCGCGCCGAAGAGGTCAACCTCCCAGACTATCCTTATTGGAAAGCCCACGCCCTGGCCGAGTGGGCTCTTGGCACCGAGTGTGTAGACGAGGATTTTCTTGGTATCCCAGACGTAGTAGAAGATTGCGGAGCCGACGGCGAGCGTTGCGCCGGAAATCATGACGGCCCACGCTTCCCTGGCCTTTCTTCCGAGCAGATTGACTATCGGCATCGAGAACGCTCCGAAGAGCGGAATGATTATGAGGTATGGAAGTATCGCCTCGCCGTTCATCCCCTCAACCTCCTCAGGGCTCTCACGTCAAGGGTTCCGTAGTGGCGGTAGGCGTTTATTGTGAGCGCAACCGCGAGCGAGAGCACACAGACGCCGATGACTATGCTCGTGAGGACCAAAGCTTGGGGAAGCGGTCCGACCATCGGGCTTTTCAGCGTCTCGTAGCCGGTGTAAATCGGCGCGGTCGGGATCTGGTCCAGCTCTATGCGATAGCCGAGGCTGATGAGGAGCAGGTGTATCCCCGAGTCTATGATGTCGAGCGCCAAAATCAGCTTGATTAGGTTCCTCTTTGCCAGAAAGGCGTAGATTCCGAGGGCTATGAGCAGGAACGCGGTGATGAACTGGAACTGAATCACGACTTCCACCTCCTGTAGAGGGCTATCGCCGTCAGCGCGCTGACGAGGCCGGTAAACACCTTCAGACCCACCGCTAAGTTCATTATCGGCAGGAACCCCGCCGAGAGGAGCGTTCCCGGTTCTCCGTTGAAGAAGGGCCCGTTGTGCCAGAGCGTGTTGTAGAAGAAAGCAACGCCCATGCCGAGCATCGCCGCGCCGAGGAAGGCCAGACCGCCCACTCCCTCCAGGACCGAGTAGAGGCTCTTGTTGTAGTGCTTCTTCATCTCGTCGAGGCCGAAGGCGACCAGGAACAGTATCCCCGCCCCCGCTATCGTCGCTCCACCCTGGAATCCGCCTCCTGGGGTAAGGTGACCGTGCATCACTATGTAGGCACCGAAGATTCCGATGAGTGGGATTATGGCTCTGGCAGTGGTCTTCACGATGAGCCCCATATCCTCTCTCATGCCCTATCCCTCCTCCAGGGCCTTAGAAGGGCTATCGCGCCGGCTATGGCCGTGAAGAGAACCGTCGCCTCACCTATGGTATCGTAGCCACGGTAGTCAAAGACTATGTCGGTGACTATGTTCGTACCGCCGACCTCCTCGAGGCCGTGGGTGATGTAGTAGTTGTCCGTGTAGCGGAGCGAGAGCCACTCGCTGCCGCCCGGGCCGAACTTGAGGCCGTAGTCGGGGTTCGCTATGTAGAGGAGCACGCCGAGGATAAACAGCAGTGAGAGGTAAGCTATTGTTCTCTTCACGGTTCCACCTCCCATCTCTCGGTCTTCGCTATGCCGTAAACTACGACGGCCGTGACAACACCGGCCCCGACGGCAGCCTCTGCTATCGCCACGTCAGGTGCGTGGAGCATGTAGAACTCAAGGCTCAGGAGAAGGCTCATCGCAGCCGACATGAGGGCAGCGGCCAGCAAATCCCTGAAGCGAATCGTGAGGTAGGCCGTGATCAGGACGCCGATGAGAATAATCGCCTGAATCGCCATGTCAACCGTCAGGGCGTTCATTCCTCCTCACCCCCGAGCTTCTCCTCGTAGGCATCGATGACCGCTCTGGCCGGCTTGTAGCCGCTCAGGTGGGCGGCCTTGGCTATTGCGTGTGCCCCGACCGGGTTCGTCAGGAGGAGAGCCACCAGGGCCACGAAGCTGTGGAGGGCCATCTGGAGGTACTTCGGGTCGCCAGTGACGTGAAGCCTGTAAAGGGCGTGGGTGACGACCGCTAAAACCGCGAATATCGTTCCAAACGTCGTGCACTTTGTCGCCCCGTGGAGCCTCGTGTAGACGTCGGGGAAGCGGTGGAGGGCTATGCTCCCGAGGAGGTTGAAGGTTATATTTATCGCGAGGAAGGCGTAAATCAGGTACTCAATCATTTCAATCCCCCCTGAAGGTATCTCGCGACTATCAGCGTTCCTATGTAGCTGAGGAGCGCGTAAACGATGGCTATGTCGATGTAAATCGTCCTGTCGTATGCCGCGCCGAGGAGAACCATGCCGGCAACGACGAGGGTGTTGAGAGTATCGACGCCGACGACCCTGTCGGGAACAGTTGGACCGAGTAGAATCCTGAGTATGGCTAAGAACGCGCCTATTGAGATTATCAGCGCCGCGTAGAAGAACACCGGTTCGATCATCTTCCCAGCCTCCTGGCCCACTTTTCGAAGGGACCTGAAACCGGCTCCGAGTTCTCCGGCCTCTCTAAGCCGGGAGGAATGTCAATCCAGTGGACGTAGAGGGCCTTCTCCTTGGGGCATGCATCCACTGTGAGCGTTCCCGGCGTGAGGGTTATCGAGTTGCTCAGAATGGTGTACTGGGCGTCGTTCTCGAGGTCAACGGGGACTCTAACGATGCCCGGCCTTATCTTCCCGGTTATGACGAGCCAGGCAACGTGGAAGTTGGCCTTAACCATGCCCCAGAAGAGCGGCCCAACGCTGTAAACCGCGAACTCGAGCCACTTTATCGGGTTGAGAAAGCGCGTCGATTTCTCGCCGATTACGTCTTTCGTCGTGTAGGCAACTACTCCGGCAAATATCAGTCCCGCTATCAGCTCCCCCGTGCTCCAGAGCAGTCCGTTAGTTCCAGCTGTCAAGACGAGCCACAGGAGGTACGCGAAGACGAACGCGACCATGAAGGGCAAGCTACCACCTCCGCATTAACGCTTTTGTTTACTCTCGTTTTTGACTTCTCCTCTCGGCTTAAAACGGTTTTTCAAAGCTCAGTTTGCCAAAAAAAGGTAAGAAACACCTTGTTGTAAACCAAAGGTTTAGGAGCATTCATGATCTAATCTATGCTGCAATGTACTTTAACGGTTTCGGCCACAAAAAGAAGAAAAACTAACGCTCCCGGGAAATGGCCTCCGTAACGCGTTTTCTCTTCTCCTCCCCTCCGTCGGGCCCGTAGTAGATGGCGTTAGCGGGGCACATCTCGTGGCAGGCAGGTTTCAGTCCCTCCGCCCTCCTCTCTGCGCACATGTCGCACTTGCAGACGACCTTAACCACGGGTTCGTAGCTTATGGCCCCGAAGGGGCAGACCGAG
This Thermococcus cleftensis DNA region includes the following protein-coding sequences:
- a CDS encoding NADH-quinone oxidoreductase subunit C, whose translation is MSETEVKEPTKAGKVAEAIAERFPNAQVEVKTNKWGRERVWVRVEKSEYRELMKFIKELDGEAHYSIGIEQDLGEELGFLSHLVIYYDDAPAVSLLIDVHAPKDDPVIPDISDIFPIAAQYEREGMEMVGIDFEGAPDKRRLFLPEDFPEGIYPLRLDEKGVPEEMVHNAGHPYYLKGGAKK
- a CDS encoding 4Fe-4S dicluster domain-containing protein encodes the protein MRAPILVPTVLRNLARKPATNLFPKTEPVPVPEDFRGQLKYNVDKCVGCRMCVTVCPAGVFVYLPDIRKVALWTARCVYCSQCVDVCPTGALEMSDEFLLASYDNGDDKFIPLKEEKIEEIRRKLEEQKKAKERAKAKVEKK
- a CDS encoding hydrogenase large subunit yields the protein MTKVEYWVKIPFGPIHPGLEEPEKFILTLDGERIVDVDVKLGYNLRGIQWIALRRNYVQIMYLAERMCGICSFSHNHTYTRAVEEAAGIEVPERAEYIRVIIGELERIHSHLLNLGVLAHDIGYDTVLHLTWLAREKVMDTLEAVAGNRVNYSMVTIGGVRRDIDEKRRRIILDMIKYYREVLPQIEDIFLHDPTIEARFRDCAVISKRVAMEQGAVGPTGRGSGIRDDARWSERLGVYPDLGIKPVMPGDVTGERPRGDVFDRMAVRIGELWQSLELIEHALDQMPDGKIKLFPKDNVLVAKLRIMVDEEGVGRYEAPRGELIHYVRGKKGSDKPLRWKPREPTFPNLFAVAEGVKGDQVADFVVAVASIDPCLSCTDRVAVLSDGRKRILTEKDLLKASIKKTREINPDVKGDPTPVGLGCSR
- the mnhG gene encoding monovalent cation/H(+) antiporter subunit G; translation: MIEYLIYAFLAINITFNLLGSIALHRFPDVYTRLHGATKCTTFGTIFAVLAVVTHALYRLHVTGDPKYLQMALHSFVALVALLLTNPVGAHAIAKAAHLSGYKPARAVIDAYEEKLGGEEE
- a CDS encoding proton-conducting transporter transmembrane domain-containing protein; this encodes MNGEAILPYLIIIPLFGAFSMPIVNLLGRKAREAWAVMISGATLAVGSAIFYYVWDTKKILVYTLGAKSPLGQGVGFPIRIVWEVDLFGAIMVLMVTLVSFLAVLYSLGYMKHDTGLDKYYTLIIILELGMLGIAITGDLFNFYVFLEIMSIASYALVAFRNDTWEGIEAGIKYMFVGSIASSFVLLGIALLYGQYGTLTMSYLALKLAQSPSVTAKVALALFIAGLLFKSGASPVHMWLADAHPAAPSSISAMLSGLVIKIGGIYALTRILFSIYGASISVKTVGWVVIIFACITLIVGNAMAVIQNDMKRLLAYSSVGQIGYILLGLGIGLAAYGSQTGEIAMAGAIYHTFNHALMKALLFLIAGVVIHQLGTRDLNELSGLAKAMPKTTFAFLIGAAAIIGMPPLNGFASKWLIYESSAIFNPILGAIAIIGTAFCTAAYVKVLYTFFGRPSERVMKAKDPEGTMLWPIIILVVAIIVMGLFPWQISDKVMIPAVKALENQLAYVSAVLGGA
- a CDS encoding ferritin-like domain-containing protein, whose translation is MYDVEGVVEALSKLSYEEVLAYWIASELEEARFYRELARRARNLGLGEELVKTFEKLAQDSISHARDLESQFKSSYGRNPRSDVPPLEVLPVLDKFERADQLEDVLKAAMESELIAHEAYKLLAEKVNGGKLREFYLKLAEVERGHYEALRKMMEGLGKN
- a CDS encoding respiratory chain complex I subunit 1 family protein, whose protein sequence is MDVMGNIVYPVAGLLGLYGFVSLASLLWEGIDRKLVARMQRRVGPPLIQPFYDFLKLMSKETIVPNTANYMFRAAPVLALATAIALLAYTPMGFTPIMASKGDVIVFIYLLALISFFKIVGAISSGSPYAKIGAAREATVMVSREPAMMLAIFAIMWRLGKLGVDRPFSMGIFYQHNIWEIGTPMSFVGAIILLYVFCVWLASEIEVGFFNIPDAEEEIAEGLLVEYSGRYLALLKLTKALKAYIAASLVVAIFFPWGIADYFNLTGLSAEVVNLLFHTLKVFILLFVVESVFRAVTGRLKITQAVDFLWKNVFLASLVGSLLIAMEVIM
- a CDS encoding NADH-quinone oxidoreductase subunit K, with the protein product MIQFQFITAFLLIALGIYAFLAKRNLIKLILALDIIDSGIHLLLISLGYRIELDQIPTAPIYTGYETLKSPMVGPLPQALVLTSIVIGVCVLSLAVALTINAYRHYGTLDVRALRRLRG
- a CDS encoding cation:proton antiporter, which gives rise to MIEPVFFYAALIISIGAFLAILRILLGPTVPDRVVGVDTLNTLVVAGMVLLGAAYDRTIYIDIAIVYALLSYIGTLIVARYLQGGLK
- the mbhE gene encoding hydrogen gas-evolving membrane-bound hydrogenase subunit E, which codes for MKRTIAYLSLLFILGVLLYIANPDYGLKFGPGGSEWLSLRYTDNYYITHGLEEVGGTNIVTDIVFDYRGYDTIGEATVLFTAIAGAIALLRPWRRDRA
- a CDS encoding NADH-quinone oxidoreductase subunit B family protein: MSIKVPANGGSNSPEREGLEKRIAQLCRYIGKSPWVFHVNSGSCNGCDIEIIAALTPRYDAERFGVKLVGSPRHADILLVTGPVTNQSLERVKLVYEQTPDPKIVIAVGSCPTGGSVFYESPFTNAPLSNVIPVDVYVPGCPPRPEAILHGVVLALEKLAKILKGEVPEVKE
- a CDS encoding monovalent cation/H+ antiporter subunit E; the protein is MPFMVAFVFAYLLWLVLTAGTNGLLWSTGELIAGLIFAGVVAYTTKDVIGEKSTRFLNPIKWLEFAVYSVGPLFWGMVKANFHVAWLVITGKIRPGIVRVPVDLENDAQYTILSNSITLTPGTLTVDACPKEKALYVHWIDIPPGLERPENSEPVSGPFEKWARRLGR
- a CDS encoding hydrogenase subunit MbhD domain-containing protein produces the protein MNALTVDMAIQAIILIGVLITAYLTIRFRDLLAAALMSAAMSLLLSLEFYMLHAPDVAIAEAAVGAGVVTAVVVYGIAKTERWEVEP
- a CDS encoding Na(+)/H(+) antiporter subunit B — its product is MREDMGLIVKTTARAIIPLIGIFGAYIVMHGHLTPGGGFQGGATIAGAGILFLVAFGLDEMKKHYNKSLYSVLEGVGGLAFLGAAMLGMGVAFFYNTLWHNGPFFNGEPGTLLSAGFLPIMNLAVGLKVFTGLVSALTAIALYRRWKS
- a CDS encoding ferritin family protein gives rise to the protein MTDLEGLSFLEELPLRELLAHWIFLEGDKALLYLRLSRKAKNLGLDDAYDMFKLLSREAERHERKLRTLYTRKFGAEIPEVHGPSLEELSDIGELESENDVFAVLKCALELEEVAERVYSILTGKADDDFLRAVFSYLGSTEKLHERAIESLMRDYGYAEGVRKGEIGAS